Proteins from one Sarcophilus harrisii chromosome 2, mSarHar1.11, whole genome shotgun sequence genomic window:
- the SH2D7 gene encoding SH2 domain-containing protein 7, whose product MEDGMRISGPGKGAMSTDRESQGVDMLKDIAIQWFMETQAPLILQNGTLPEWFHGFITRKQAEELLRDKPLGCFLIRLSDKAMGYILSYKGYNRCRHFVISQLQNRRYLISGDTCNHATLTDLISYYQGAKIEPFGETLTTACPRLQENSLYDAISLNLLLVTQPESTSPSKEKQELGDLENPAKGRDPEASPTPKPKTSFVHFEKSLEEGLWRVSAEDSELPEEAPPLPERSSSLLTESFSGRHLGNIVYAELKKMNHNQQSLSMEAARISHHPPSPGREHQRKPSSLSGGESAPKIRDAPLPPSPKATKLLEMNLDPNKKSPTVPHRHALEPSSPVPILTSLGVRSAMASSPSHQASPKARCSPESKGSTQGFAIHAVPQSSRDSWPSKPREPSSPNTHELMSKGNSSYSREDQTAASESHGYEPVPARLPKPAFLPLRATHNQPEGPGGWVVNAYEKIPGSHTEATSFLPSNPYEQIPLKVQETKQSHSHKVEKHRRFFFIDRKNKQ is encoded by the exons ATGGAGGACGGGATGAGGATTTCGGGGCCAGGAAAGGGGGCGATGTCCACGGACAGAGAAAGCCAGGGCGTGGACATGCTCAAAGACATTGCCATCCAGTGGTTTATGGAGACCCAGGCACCCCTCATATTGCAAAATGGCACTTTACCCGAGTGGTTCCATGGATTCATTACAAGAAA GCAGGCAGAGGAACTACTTAGAGACAAACCCCTTGGCTGCTTTCTCATCAGGCTGAGCGACAAGGCCATGGGCTACATCCTTTCCTACAA GGGATACAACCGTTGCCGCCACTTTGTGATCAGCCAGCTTCAGAACCGGAGGTATCTCATCTCTGGGGACACCTGCAACCACGCCACGCTCACCGACCTCATCAGCTATTACCAGGGAGCAAAGATAGAGCCCTTTGGGGAGACCCTCACCACCGCCTGCCCTCGG CTCCAGGAGAACAGCTTGTATGATGCCATATCCTTGAACCTCCTGCTGGTTACCCAACCTGAGTCAACCAGTCCCTCCAAGGAGAAGCAAGAATTGGGGGACTTAGAAAATCCGGCTAAAGGCAGGGACCCCGAAGCCAGCCCCACTCCAAAGCCCAAGACTTCCTTTGTCCACTTCGAAAAATCCCTGGAAGAAGGCCTTTGGAGAGTCTCAGCGGAGGACAGTGAG CTCCCAGAAGAAGCGCCTCCTCTGCCTGAGAGAAGCTCTTCCCTTCTGACGGAATCCTTCAGTGGCAGGCACTTGGGAAACATCGTATATGCAGAGCTGAAGAAAATGAATCACAACCAGCAGAGCCTGAGCATGGAGGCGGCAAGAATTTCCCATCATCCCCCTTCTCCTGGCAGAGAGCACCAGAGAAAGCCCAGCAGTCTAAGTGGAGGAGAATCGGCTCCAAAAATCAGGGAtgctcccctccctccttctccaaaAGCCACCAAGCTCCTGGAGATGAACTTGGATCCCAACAAGAAATCTCCCACTGTTCCCCATCGCCACGCACTGGAGCCCAGCTCCCCTGTACCCATCTTGACCTCTCTTGGAGTCAGATCTGCCATGGCAAGCTCCCCATCTCATCAGGCTTCTCCCAAGGCTCGGTGCTCCCCCGAATCCAAAGGGAGCACCCAGGGATTTGCCATCCATGCTGTTCCTCAGTCCTCAAGAGACTCATGGCCCAGTAAGCCCAGAGAACCCAGCTCTCCAAATACCCATGAACTCATGTCCAAGGGGAACAGCTCCTATTCTCGGGAAGATCAGACTGCGGCCTCAGAGAGCCATGGCTACGAGCCTGTCCCCGCTAGGCTGCCCAAGCCAGCCTTTCTCCCACTTAGAGCAACCCATAATCAGCCGGAGGGCCCCGGAGGCTGGGTGGTTAATGCTTATGAGAAGATTCCAGGAAGTCACACAGAGGCCACGTCTTTTTTGCCAAGTAATCCCTATGAGCAGATCCCCTTGAAAGTCCAGGAGACCAAGCAGTCACACTCACATAAG gTTGAAAAACACCGGAGGTTCTTCTTCATAGACCGGAAGAATAAGCAGTGA